A genome region from Acidobacteriota bacterium includes the following:
- a CDS encoding YceI family protein, with the protein MGRRWIPVAAASILAGYVPGPAGGEALRFEVDPEASRIEFVLQATAHKVRGTMRVAGGSVEADLDSGRLAGEIVVDAASAETGNRRRDRKMHERVLESRRFPRIRLLPRRLEGPVRWESPFEADLSALLELHGLRHAVEIPLRVLLTPGRLEADASFDVPYVAWGLEDPSFLLLRVAKKVHVKVHLVAAGPVARSPVPAGED; encoded by the coding sequence ATGGGAAGGCGATGGATCCCGGTCGCGGCGGCGTCGATCCTCGCCGGATACGTTCCGGGGCCGGCCGGGGGGGAGGCGCTGCGGTTCGAGGTCGACCCGGAGGCCAGCCGAATCGAGTTCGTTCTGCAGGCCACGGCGCACAAGGTCCGCGGAACGATGCGCGTCGCCGGTGGGAGCGTCGAAGCCGATCTCGACAGCGGAAGACTCGCCGGGGAGATCGTCGTGGACGCGGCGAGCGCGGAGACGGGGAACCGCCGCCGTGACCGGAAGATGCACGAGCGGGTGCTCGAGTCGCGGCGCTTTCCGCGCATCCGGCTGCTCCCGCGGCGGCTGGAGGGACCGGTCCGATGGGAAAGCCCCTTCGAGGCCGATCTCTCGGCTCTGCTCGAACTCCACGGCCTGCGGCACGCCGTCGAGATCCCGCTGCGGGTCCTGCTGACCCCCGGCCGTCTCGAAGCCGACGCGTCCTTCGACGTTCCCTACGTGGCGTGGGGGCTCGAAGATCCGAGCTTCCTCCTCCTCCGGGTGGCGAAGAAGGTCCACGTGAAGGTTCACCTCGTCGCCGCGGGGCCGGTCGCGCGGTCACCCGTTCCGGCAGGGGAGGACTGA
- a CDS encoding type III polyketide synthase, with translation MRIAAVATALPPNRYDQRTLTRALLRHMGRGDGAAQRRLSRLHERVSVGARHLALRLEEYERLRSFRQANDAWIRVGTEIGSRAVREALERSGVPPERLGAFFSVSVTGIATPSLEARVMNALGLPSSLKRVPVFGLGCVAGAAGLARAADYVRAYPDEAALLLSVELCSLTLQRRDLSVANLIASGLFGDGAAAAVVAGAELEARGPRVVATRSVFYPDTERVMGWDIGGDGFRVVLSPEVPEMVRRHLRRDVDAFLAEHGLDRAEISRWICHPGGPKVIEAIAEALELPAAALEPARRSLREFGNLSSASVLFVLAEALENAPPPGSPAMLLAMGPGFCSELVLLEW, from the coding sequence ATGCGGATCGCCGCGGTGGCCACGGCTTTGCCGCCGAACCGCTACGACCAGCGCACCCTCACCCGCGCCCTGCTGCGCCACATGGGGCGAGGGGACGGTGCGGCCCAACGGCGCCTGTCGCGCCTGCACGAACGCGTGAGCGTCGGTGCGCGTCACCTCGCCCTGCGCCTGGAGGAATACGAGCGGCTCCGAAGCTTCCGGCAGGCGAACGACGCCTGGATTCGGGTGGGGACCGAGATCGGCAGCCGGGCGGTCCGGGAGGCGCTGGAGCGAAGCGGGGTGCCGCCGGAGCGTCTGGGCGCTTTCTTCAGCGTGTCGGTCACCGGGATCGCCACCCCCTCACTCGAGGCACGCGTGATGAACGCCCTCGGGCTGCCGTCTTCCCTCAAGCGCGTGCCCGTCTTCGGTCTCGGGTGCGTCGCCGGCGCCGCGGGTCTCGCCCGGGCGGCCGATTACGTGAGGGCCTATCCGGACGAAGCGGCACTCCTGCTCTCGGTGGAACTCTGCTCGCTCACCCTCCAGCGCCGCGACCTCTCGGTGGCGAACCTCATCGCTTCCGGCCTGTTCGGTGACGGGGCGGCGGCCGCCGTCGTCGCCGGCGCCGAGCTGGAGGCGCGCGGGCCGCGCGTCGTCGCCACCCGTTCCGTCTTCTACCCCGACACCGAGAGGGTCATGGGGTGGGACATCGGCGGCGACGGCTTCAGGGTCGTCCTCTCGCCGGAGGTCCCGGAGATGGTGCGCCGGCACCTTCGCCGGGACGTGGACGCCTTCCTGGCCGAACACGGCCTCGACCGCGCGGAGATTTCCCGGTGGATCTGCCATCCGGGCGGACCGAAGGTGATCGAGGCGATCGCCGAGGCTCTCGAGCTGCCGGCGGCGGCGCTGGAGCCCGCACGGCGCAGCCTGCGCGAGTTCGGCAATCTCTCTTCCGCGTCGGTCTTGTTCGTCCTGGCCGAGGCGCTGGAGAACGCGCCGCCGCCGGGATCGCCCGCCATGCTCCTCGCCATGGGCCCCGGCTTCTGCTCGGAGCTCGTCCTCCTGGAGTGGTGA
- a CDS encoding 1-acyl-sn-glycerol-3-phosphate acyltransferase gives MREERCGRAERAGRRPLGLREVLRRPLPHLSLPDRLLLRGLLALLRDHVERIEGLEHVAPECDPFLLVLNHNQKYEVLAVPALLMFHRGGRLIHFLADWNYQLVPGVWWIYRRARVVRASLKPAKPAWLNVFKPLLTDAEPAYSRAARLLAGGAPVGIFPEGRINRDPRRLLPGRPGAARLSIEAGVPVVPAGIRFPGRDPASPIEDGARMAVQLGPPMEPPPPDRGERASRRRVLEWHAAIMERIAELSGKAWTRRAPERAVG, from the coding sequence ATGCGCGAGGAGCGGTGCGGGCGGGCGGAGAGGGCCGGGCGGCGCCCGCTCGGCCTGCGGGAGGTGCTGCGGCGGCCGCTACCCCACCTGAGCCTGCCCGACCGCTTGCTGCTCAGGGGGCTTCTCGCGCTGCTGCGCGATCACGTGGAGCGCATCGAGGGGCTCGAACACGTGGCCCCCGAGTGCGATCCGTTCTTGCTAGTCCTCAACCACAATCAGAAGTACGAGGTGCTGGCCGTGCCGGCGCTGCTCATGTTCCACCGCGGCGGCCGGCTGATCCACTTCCTCGCCGACTGGAACTACCAGCTCGTCCCCGGTGTCTGGTGGATCTACCGGAGGGCCCGGGTCGTCCGCGCTTCGCTCAAGCCGGCGAAGCCCGCCTGGCTCAACGTCTTCAAGCCGCTCCTCACAGACGCCGAGCCGGCCTACTCGCGGGCTGCACGCCTCCTGGCGGGCGGCGCACCGGTCGGCATCTTCCCCGAGGGCCGGATCAACCGCGACCCGCGGCGGCTCCTGCCCGGGCGACCCGGTGCCGCCCGCCTGTCGATCGAGGCCGGCGTTCCGGTCGTTCCGGCCGGAATCCGTTTCCCGGGGCGGGATCCAGCGTCGCCGATCGAGGACGGCGCCCGCATGGCGGTCCAGCTCGGCCCGCCCATGGAGCCGCCCCCTCCGGACCGGGGCGAGCGCGCGTCGAGGCGGCGCGTGCTCGAGTGGCATGCCGCCATCATGGAGAGGATCGCGGAACTCTCCGGCAAGGCCTGGACCCGCCGGGCTCCGGAGAGGGCCGTGGGTTGA
- a CDS encoding NAD(P)/FAD-dependent oxidoreductase, with amino-acid sequence MSRRYDLVVVGGGPAGLAVAIEARAAGMTVCVLERRRPPVDKPCGEGLLPRAVAALLRCGVPADTLPGRRLAGIRFVDAGAGTATFAPFPGRCGRGVRRTVLHAALAARAGEAGAEIRWGVAARGLEEDGVRAATGELVRGAWVVGADGLHSRVRRWAGIGCNRRGRRFGVRRHFVREPWTDSVEVHWADTGEAYVTPVGEELVGVAILAGAGAGPPRLAAFPGLARRLEGARPADRWAGAGPFGVRVFRPHRGRCVLVGDAAGDTDPITGEGIGLALEQARELVRALCRGEPHRYARRRRRLLAGPSRAAAALVALHRHPSLRRRALRLLDRHPGLFARLLAWHLGRPAGGRPVPALLVS; translated from the coding sequence GTGAGCCGCCGCTACGACCTCGTCGTCGTCGGGGGCGGCCCCGCGGGCCTCGCGGTCGCGATCGAGGCGAGGGCGGCCGGCATGACGGTGTGCGTTCTCGAACGCCGCCGCCCCCCGGTGGACAAGCCGTGCGGCGAGGGGCTCCTGCCGAGGGCGGTGGCCGCGCTCCTTCGCTGCGGCGTTCCGGCCGACACGCTGCCCGGCCGGCGGCTCGCCGGCATCCGTTTCGTCGACGCCGGCGCCGGAACCGCCACCTTCGCCCCCTTCCCGGGTCGCTGCGGGCGCGGCGTCCGCCGGACGGTCCTGCACGCTGCTCTCGCCGCCCGCGCGGGGGAGGCGGGGGCGGAGATCCGCTGGGGAGTGGCCGCCCGCGGTCTGGAAGAGGACGGGGTCCGCGCCGCCACCGGCGAGCTCGTCCGCGGCGCGTGGGTCGTCGGCGCCGACGGGCTCCACTCCCGGGTGCGCCGCTGGGCCGGCATCGGCTGCAACCGCCGCGGCCGGCGATTCGGCGTCCGCCGCCATTTCGTTCGCGAACCGTGGACGGACTCGGTGGAGGTCCATTGGGCCGACACCGGGGAGGCCTACGTGACTCCGGTCGGGGAGGAGCTGGTGGGCGTCGCGATCCTCGCCGGTGCCGGGGCCGGTCCTCCCCGGCTCGCCGCCTTTCCCGGCCTGGCCCGCCGCCTCGAGGGGGCGAGGCCGGCGGATCGGTGGGCGGGCGCGGGGCCGTTCGGCGTGCGCGTCTTCCGGCCGCACCGGGGGCGCTGCGTGCTCGTCGGCGACGCCGCCGGCGACACCGACCCGATCACCGGCGAGGGAATCGGTCTCGCGCTCGAGCAGGCGAGGGAGTTGGTGCGCGCGCTGTGCCGGGGCGAGCCGCACCGCTATGCTCGCCGCCGCCGCCGGCTGCTCGCCGGGCCCTCCCGCGCGGCCGCCGCGCTTGTCGCGCTGCACCGGCACCCGTCGTTGCGGCGGCGGGCGCTGCGGTTGCTCGATCGCCATCCCGGTCTGTTCGCGCGGCTGCTCGCCTGGCATCTCGGCCGGCCCGCGGGCGGGCGCCCGGTTCCGGCCCTCCTGGTATCGTGA